Proteins encoded together in one Halothermothrix orenii H 168 window:
- a CDS encoding YebC/PmpR family DNA-binding transcriptional regulator translates to MAGHSKWANIKHKKAKEDRKRGKLFSKLSKMITVAAREGGGDPEMNPDLRLAIQKAKDNNMPNDNIERAIKRGTGELEGVKYEKFVYEGYGPGGVALYLELMSDNRNRTAAEIRHVLSKNGGNLGESGCVSWMFKRRGQLIVDLNESDFDEDELMLEALEAGAEDVVTEDNLLTIYTDPSDFEEVRKQLEEQGIKFSSADIAMVPENNVNVDDKSTAKKVLKLMDALEDHDDVQEVYSNFDIPDEIMEEITEE, encoded by the coding sequence ATGGCAGGACATTCTAAATGGGCCAATATTAAGCATAAAAAGGCAAAAGAAGACCGAAAACGTGGTAAATTATTTTCGAAATTGAGTAAGATGATAACAGTGGCCGCCCGCGAGGGTGGGGGAGACCCTGAAATGAATCCTGACCTCCGGTTAGCGATTCAAAAGGCAAAAGATAATAATATGCCCAATGATAATATAGAGAGAGCAATAAAAAGGGGAACCGGGGAATTAGAAGGAGTAAAATATGAAAAATTTGTTTATGAAGGCTATGGTCCCGGGGGTGTTGCTCTCTATTTAGAACTTATGAGTGATAACAGAAATAGAACTGCTGCTGAAATAAGACATGTTTTATCAAAAAATGGTGGTAATCTAGGAGAATCAGGTTGTGTTTCCTGGATGTTTAAGAGAAGAGGGCAGCTGATTGTTGACTTAAATGAGAGTGATTTTGATGAAGATGAGTTAATGCTTGAAGCCCTTGAAGCCGGTGCTGAAGATGTTGTTACAGAAGATAACCTGTTAACTATCTATACTGATCCTTCTGATTTTGAAGAAGTCAGGAAACAACTTGAGGAACAGGGAATTAAATTTTCTTCAGCAGATATAGCTATGGTGCCTGAAAACAACGTAAATGTAGATGATAAATCAACGGCAAAAAAAGTCCTGAAGTTAATGGATGCCCTGGAAGACCATGACGATGTTCAGGAAGTGTATTCTAATTTTGATATACCTGATGAAATAATGGAAGAGATTACTGAAGAATAG
- a CDS encoding sensor domain-containing diguanylate cyclase: protein MAIKKVSRYKIIKSVFDFFLSFDHEASNHKIIKDVNDFCYKMLNVKYTGLYIDDEGRNEVISLKQDITRMEFNSELTDKIKRDNRIYGGEISKDFTLIPQFEAENRLKYLLVIPLTNKNKHFGFLFFYGTDPQTFNDFSVKVLKLLTKVLSLTIGEKKLYREMEQRVAELITLQNVSNFVNATLDFEKLLDVSLDALVGLIGLRTCSIVLFTDKLFDDIYTRKQNTLIASLDMSKEIVLDLSSGIYKELSRKKKVIAGKVSFDDDLSKIIPLDNIEEGKEIEYIIVPVTRGKELIGSINIFSMDKGHLPILQHSFLESFANQFSVALQNALLYKKQEEMANRDGLTGLYNHAYFQNRLHLLLKQENKHPLTLIIMDIDNFKQVNDRFGHLVGDKVLKELAHLLKHNLREGDLIARYGGEEFAIILPETELKQGEFIAKRLRKLISDNEIVLDNNRSLYITVSIGVAQYNKKWSQEEFIDKADQALYKAKEAGKNRVTLA, encoded by the coding sequence ATGGCCATCAAGAAGGTAAGCAGATATAAGATTATTAAATCAGTATTTGATTTTTTTCTATCATTTGATCATGAGGCATCAAACCATAAAATTATAAAAGATGTCAATGATTTCTGTTATAAAATGTTGAATGTGAAATATACCGGTCTATATATAGATGATGAAGGTAGAAATGAAGTAATAAGTTTGAAGCAGGATATAACCAGGATGGAGTTCAATTCAGAGTTGACAGATAAAATTAAAAGAGATAATAGAATTTACGGGGGGGAAATAAGTAAAGATTTTACCCTGATTCCGCAGTTTGAAGCAGAAAACAGATTAAAGTATTTGTTAGTTATTCCTTTAACTAACAAGAATAAACACTTCGGATTTTTGTTTTTTTATGGAACGGATCCACAGACCTTTAATGACTTTTCTGTGAAAGTTTTAAAATTGCTTACCAAAGTATTATCCCTTACAATAGGAGAAAAGAAACTTTACCGGGAAATGGAGCAGAGGGTTGCCGAACTTATAACCCTTCAAAATGTCAGTAATTTTGTTAATGCAACCCTTGATTTTGAAAAATTACTGGATGTTTCCCTGGATGCTCTGGTAGGCCTTATTGGGCTGAGAACCTGTTCAATAGTGTTATTTACAGATAAGCTTTTTGATGACATCTATACCAGGAAACAAAATACCCTGATAGCTTCCCTGGATATGAGTAAAGAAATTGTTTTGGACCTATCATCCGGGATTTATAAAGAGTTATCCAGAAAAAAGAAAGTTATTGCCGGTAAAGTATCTTTTGATGATGATTTAAGTAAAATTATACCCCTTGATAATATTGAAGAGGGTAAAGAAATTGAATATATAATTGTCCCGGTAACCAGAGGTAAGGAACTGATAGGGTCTATAAATATTTTTTCAATGGATAAGGGTCATTTACCTATTTTACAACACAGTTTTCTCGAATCTTTTGCCAACCAGTTCAGTGTGGCTTTACAAAATGCTTTATTATATAAAAAACAGGAAGAAATGGCCAACAGGGATGGTTTAACCGGGTTATATAACCATGCTTATTTCCAGAACAGGTTACATCTTTTATTAAAACAGGAAAATAAACATCCATTAACCCTCATAATTATGGATATTGATAATTTCAAACAGGTTAACGATAGATTTGGACATCTTGTTGGTGATAAAGTTTTGAAAGAACTTGCTCACCTGTTAAAACATAATTTGAGGGAGGGTGATTTAATAGCAAGATACGGTGGAGAAGAATTTGCTATAATTTTGCCGGAAACTGAACTGAAACAGGGAGAATTTATAGCTAAAAGATTAAGAAAATTGATATCAGATAATGAAATTGTACTTGATAATAATAGATCACTATATATAACAGTAAGTATAGGTGTGGCTCAATATAATAAAAAATGGAGTCAGGAAGAATTTATTGATAAAGCGGATCAGGCTCTTTATAAAGCAAAGGAAGCCGGTAAAAACAGGGTTACACTTGCTTAA